Proteins from a single region of Lysinibacillus sp. JNUCC-52:
- a CDS encoding Na+/H+ antiporter family protein, with translation MNAVIVAVAVMLILSLLRINVVLSLVLGAFAGGLASGMGIQATVESFTEGLGAGATIALSYGLLGGFAIAISKTGIPELMISGILNMLNKNGSSNRKGLVKVLIFLLIFMMAIFSQNLIPIHIAFIPLLIPPILKVLNMLEVDRRIIATLIAVGLIGTYSFVPAGFGAIFQEIVSTQVTNAGMVAKASDVPAAMAIPILGMLVGLAIAFFVYRKPRKYQNNDVETTTLNVKVSKSVIISTVIALIVSLYAQISTDSMIVGAFAGIMIMYFTGALKWKEADEILSEGMKMMAFIGFVMIAANGFASVINATGDVESLITSSLALLQGNKSLAVFLMLVIGLIVTMGIGSSFATVPIIATLFVPLAQGLGMSPLAILCLIGTAGALGDAGSPASDSTLGPTAGLNVDGQHNHIWDTCVPTFIFINIPLVIFGWIACVFFL, from the coding sequence ATGAATGCGGTAATTGTGGCAGTAGCTGTTATGTTAATATTGAGTTTGCTTAGAATCAATGTAGTTCTTTCACTTGTGTTAGGAGCCTTTGCAGGAGGCTTAGCAAGCGGCATGGGTATTCAAGCAACAGTCGAGTCATTTACAGAAGGATTAGGTGCAGGTGCCACGATCGCGCTAAGCTATGGATTACTTGGTGGTTTTGCGATAGCCATCTCGAAAACGGGAATACCTGAGTTGATGATTTCAGGTATATTAAATATGTTAAATAAAAATGGCTCTAGTAATAGGAAGGGCTTAGTAAAAGTACTCATTTTTCTTCTTATTTTTATGATGGCGATTTTCTCTCAAAATTTAATCCCAATTCATATAGCGTTTATTCCATTACTAATACCACCTATTTTAAAGGTTTTAAATATGCTGGAAGTAGATCGAAGAATTATCGCAACATTAATTGCGGTTGGTTTGATTGGTACTTATAGCTTCGTACCAGCTGGCTTCGGAGCGATTTTTCAAGAGATTGTGTCAACGCAAGTTACGAATGCTGGCATGGTGGCAAAGGCAAGTGATGTTCCAGCAGCAATGGCCATACCTATCTTAGGCATGTTGGTTGGATTAGCTATAGCGTTCTTTGTTTATCGTAAACCACGGAAATATCAGAATAATGATGTGGAAACAACAACTTTAAATGTGAAGGTAAGCAAATCGGTTATTATTTCAACTGTGATCGCGTTAATTGTTTCTTTATATGCACAAATCAGTACGGATTCTATGATTGTCGGCGCTTTTGCAGGAATAATGATTATGTATTTCACAGGCGCCCTTAAATGGAAAGAGGCAGATGAGATATTATCTGAGGGAATGAAAATGATGGCGTTCATTGGCTTTGTAATGATTGCAGCAAATGGGTTTGCATCAGTTATCAATGCAACAGGTGATGTAGAGAGCTTAATTACAAGCTCACTAGCACTTCTTCAAGGCAATAAAAGCCTAGCGGTATTCCTAATGCTAGTAATCGGGTTAATAGTAACAATGGGAATCGGCTCTTCATTTGCTACTGTGCCGATTATTGCGACCTTATTTGTTCCTTTAGCTCAAGGGTTAGGGATGAGCCCTTTAGCGATTCTGTGTTTAATAGGTACAGCAGGCGCATTAGGCGACGCAGGATCACCTGCATCAGATTCAACGTTAGGTCCAACAGCTGGCTTAAATGTTGATGGACAGCATAATCATATTTGGGATACATGTGTACCGACGTTTATCTTTATAAACATACCACTTGTTATATTTGGTTGGATTGCTTGTGTATTCTTTCTATAA
- the rpsJ gene encoding 30S ribosomal protein S10, whose protein sequence is MAKQKIRIRLKAYDHRILDQSAEKIVETAKRSGASVSGPIPLPTEKSVYTILRAVHKYKDSREQFEMRTHKRLIDIVNPTPQTVDALMKLDLPSGVDIEIKL, encoded by the coding sequence ATGGCAAAACAAAAGATTCGTATTCGTTTAAAAGCGTATGATCACCGTATTTTAGATCAGTCTGCAGAGAAAATTGTGGAGACTGCAAAACGTTCAGGTGCAAGTGTATCAGGTCCGATTCCACTTCCAACTGAGAAGTCTGTGTACACAATTCTACGTGCTGTTCACAAGTACAAAGACTCTCGTGAACAATTCGAGATGCGTACGCATAAACGTCTGATCGATATCGTTAACCCAACACCACAAACTGTTGATGCGTTAATGAAACTTGATTTACCATCTGGCGTTGATATTGAAATCAAACTTTAA
- the rplC gene encoding 50S ribosomal protein L3, whose amino-acid sequence MAKGILGRKIGMTQVFAENGDLIPVTVIEATPNVVLQKKTVETDGYEAIQVGFEDKRVKLSNKPEQGHVAKANTAPKRFIREFRNVNVEEYEVGQEVKVEIFAEGDVIDVTGVTKGKGFQGVIKRHGQSRGPMAHGSRYHRRPGSMGPVAPNRVFKQKKLPGQMGGTVVTIQNLEIVKVDADRNLLLVKGNVPGSKKALVTVKTAIKAN is encoded by the coding sequence ATGGCTAAAGGAATCTTAGGTAGAAAAATTGGTATGACACAAGTTTTCGCTGAAAACGGCGATTTAATCCCGGTAACAGTTATCGAAGCTACTCCAAACGTAGTTCTTCAAAAGAAAACTGTTGAAACAGACGGCTACGAAGCGATTCAAGTTGGTTTCGAAGATAAGCGCGTTAAGCTTTCTAACAAACCAGAACAAGGTCACGTAGCAAAAGCGAATACTGCTCCTAAGCGCTTCATTCGTGAATTCCGCAACGTGAACGTTGAAGAATACGAAGTTGGTCAAGAAGTCAAAGTAGAAATTTTCGCAGAAGGCGATGTAATTGATGTAACAGGAGTTACTAAAGGTAAAGGTTTCCAAGGTGTTATTAAACGCCACGGTCAATCTCGTGGTCCTATGGCCCACGGTTCTCGTTATCACCGTCGTCCTGGTTCAATGGGTCCAGTTGCTCCGAACCGCGTATTTAAACAAAAGAAATTACCTGGTCAAATGGGTGGCACAGTAGTTACAATCCAAAACTTAGAAATCGTTAAAGTTGATGCGGACCGTAACCTACTACTTGTTAAAGGTAATGTTCCTGGTTCTAAAAAAGCTCTAGTTACAGTTAAAACTGCAATTAAAGCTAACTAA
- the rplD gene encoding 50S ribosomal protein L4, whose amino-acid sequence MTKVSVLSQTGASVGEIELNEAIFGIEPNEAVLFDAVVAQRASLRQGNHKVKNRSEVAGGGRKPWRQKGTGRARQGSIRSPQWRGGGIVFGPTPRSYSYKLPKKVRRLALKSALSAKVVEQNFLVLDALTLAAPKTKEFTKILKDLSLEKKSLFVTADLDENVALSARNIPGVTVLTANGINVLDLLGHEKVVFTKSAVEKVEEVLG is encoded by the coding sequence ATGACAAAAGTATCTGTACTTAGTCAAACAGGTGCTTCAGTTGGTGAAATCGAGTTAAACGAAGCGATCTTCGGAATCGAGCCAAATGAAGCAGTATTATTCGACGCAGTAGTTGCACAACGCGCTTCTCTACGTCAAGGTAATCATAAGGTTAAAAACCGTTCTGAAGTTGCTGGTGGTGGTCGTAAGCCATGGCGTCAAAAAGGAACTGGTCGTGCTCGTCAAGGTTCTATCCGTTCTCCACAATGGCGCGGCGGTGGTATCGTATTCGGTCCAACTCCACGTAGCTATTCTTATAAATTACCTAAAAAAGTTCGTCGTTTAGCTCTTAAATCTGCTTTATCAGCTAAAGTAGTAGAACAAAACTTCTTAGTTCTTGATGCTCTTACACTAGCAGCACCAAAAACAAAAGAATTCACAAAAATCCTTAAAGATCTTTCTTTAGAGAAAAAATCTTTATTCGTAACTGCTGACCTTGATGAAAACGTAGCTTTATCAGCTCGTAACATCCCTGGTGTAACAGTTTTAACTGCAAACGGAATCAACGTTCTTGATCTATTAGGTCACGAAAAAGTTGTATTCACTAAGTCTGCAGTAGAAAAAGTTGAGGAGGTGCTTGGATAA
- the rplW gene encoding 50S ribosomal protein L23: protein MEARDILKRPVITERSSELMAEKKYTFEVDTRANKTQVKDAVEEIFGVNVEKVNVLNYKGKFKRVGRYGGYTNKRRKAIVKLTADSKDIELFEM, encoded by the coding sequence ATGGAAGCACGTGATATTTTAAAACGTCCGGTCATTACTGAGCGTTCTTCAGAACTTATGGCAGAGAAAAAGTATACTTTCGAAGTAGACACTCGCGCTAACAAAACTCAAGTAAAAGACGCTGTAGAAGAAATCTTTGGCGTAAACGTTGAGAAAGTAAACGTTCTTAACTACAAAGGTAAATTCAAACGCGTTGGCCGTTACGGTGGTTATACTAACAAACGTCGTAAAGCGATTGTTAAACTAACTGCGGACAGCAAAGACATCGAATTATTCGAAATGTAA
- the rplB gene encoding 50S ribosomal protein L2, producing MAIKKYKPTSNGRRNMTSLDFAEITTNKPEKSLLEPTKRKAGRNNQGKITVRHHGGGHKKQYRVIDFKRIKDGIPAKVATIEYDPNRSANIALINYADGAKAYILAPKGLEVGQTIVSGPDADIKVGNTLPLANIPMGTTIHNIELKPGKGGQLVRSAGTSAQVLGREDKYVIVRLQSGEVRLVLATCRATIGQVGNEQHELVHIGKAGRSRWLGKRPTVRGSVMNPNDHPHGGGEGRSPIGRKSPMTPWGKPALGYKTRNKKNKSDKFIIRSRKK from the coding sequence ATGGCGATTAAAAAGTATAAACCTACCTCTAATGGTCGTCGTAATATGACGTCTTTAGACTTTGCGGAAATTACAACAAACAAGCCTGAGAAATCATTGCTTGAACCAACTAAACGCAAAGCTGGTCGTAACAACCAAGGTAAAATCACTGTTCGTCATCATGGTGGTGGTCATAAGAAGCAATATCGTGTCATCGATTTCAAGCGTATTAAAGATGGCATTCCAGCGAAAGTTGCTACTATCGAATATGATCCAAACCGTTCTGCGAATATCGCATTAATCAATTACGCTGATGGAGCAAAAGCTTACATCTTAGCACCAAAAGGTCTAGAGGTTGGTCAAACAATTGTATCTGGTCCAGATGCTGATATTAAAGTAGGTAACACATTACCATTAGCAAACATTCCAATGGGTACAACAATCCATAACATCGAGTTAAAACCTGGTAAAGGTGGACAATTAGTACGTTCTGCTGGTACTTCTGCGCAAGTACTTGGTCGTGAAGACAAATACGTAATCGTTCGTCTACAATCTGGTGAAGTACGTTTAGTTCTTGCTACTTGCCGCGCTACAATCGGTCAAGTTGGTAACGAACAACACGAACTTGTACACATCGGTAAAGCAGGTCGTAGCCGTTGGTTAGGTAAACGCCCAACAGTTCGTGGTTCTGTAATGAACCCTAACGATCACCCACACGGTGGTGGTGAAGGACGTTCTCCAATCGGACGTAAATCACCAATGACTCCTTGGGGTAAACCAGCACTTGGTTACAAAACTCGTAACAAGAAAAACAAATCGGATAAATTCATCATCCGTAGTCGTAAAAAATAA
- the rpsS gene encoding 30S ribosomal protein S19: protein MGRSLKKGPFVDDHLMKKVEAQEASEKKQVIKTWSRRSTIFPNFIGLTIAVYDGRKHVPVYVTEDMVGHKLGEFAPTRTYKGHGADDKKTRR, encoded by the coding sequence ATGGGTCGCAGTTTGAAAAAAGGACCTTTTGTTGACGACCACTTAATGAAAAAAGTGGAAGCACAAGAGGCTTCTGAGAAGAAACAAGTTATCAAAACTTGGTCTCGCCGTTCTACAATCTTCCCGAACTTCATCGGATTAACAATTGCTGTATATGATGGACGTAAACATGTTCCTGTATACGTAACAGAAGATATGGTAGGCCACAAACTTGGTGAATTCGCACCGACTCGTACTTATAAAGGTCACGGTGCAGACGACAAGAAAACAAGACGCTAA
- the rplV gene encoding 50S ribosomal protein L22: MTQAKAIARTVRIAPRKVRLVVDLIRGKQVGEAVAILRHTPKAASPVVEKVLKSAVANAEHNYDLDINSLVVSEVFVDEGPTLKRFRPRAQGRASAINKRTSHITLVVSEKKEG, from the coding sequence ATGACACAAGCTAAAGCTATCGCTCGCACAGTACGTATCGCTCCTCGTAAAGTTCGTCTAGTTGTAGACTTAATCCGAGGTAAGCAAGTAGGTGAGGCAGTTGCAATTTTACGTCATACTCCAAAAGCGGCGTCTCCAGTCGTTGAGAAAGTATTAAAATCTGCAGTTGCTAATGCTGAGCACAACTACGATCTAGACATCAACTCTTTAGTTGTTTCTGAAGTATTCGTTGATGAAGGTCCAACATTAAAACGTTTCCGTCCACGTGCACAAGGACGTGCAAGCGCAATTAACAAACGCACAAGCCACATCACTTTAGTGGTATCTGAGAAGAAGGAGGGTTAA
- the rpsC gene encoding 30S ribosomal protein S3 encodes MGQKVHPIGLRVGIIRDWESKWYAEKDYATLLHEDIKVRKYIETALKDASVSKVEIERAANRVNITIHTAKPGMVIGKGGTEVENLRKYLGELTGKRVHINIIEIKRADLDARLVAENIARQLENRVSFRRAQKQAIQRTMRAGAKGIKTQVSGRLGGADIARAEHYSEGTVPLHTLRADIDYAHAEADTTYGKLGVKVWIYRGEVLPTKKSVEGGK; translated from the coding sequence GTGGGTCAAAAAGTACATCCAATAGGACTGCGCGTTGGTATTATTCGTGACTGGGAGTCAAAATGGTACGCTGAAAAAGACTATGCAACTCTACTTCACGAAGACATCAAAGTGCGTAAATATATTGAAACGGCTCTTAAAGACGCTTCTGTTTCTAAAGTTGAAATCGAACGTGCTGCAAACCGTGTAAACATTACAATTCACACTGCTAAACCAGGGATGGTAATCGGTAAAGGTGGTACGGAAGTTGAAAACCTTCGTAAATACCTTGGCGAACTAACTGGTAAACGTGTACACATCAACATTATCGAAATTAAACGTGCTGATCTTGACGCTCGTCTAGTAGCTGAAAACATCGCTCGTCAATTAGAAAACCGTGTTTCATTCCGTCGTGCGCAAAAGCAAGCAATCCAACGCACAATGCGTGCTGGTGCAAAAGGAATTAAAACACAAGTATCTGGTCGTTTAGGTGGCGCTGATATCGCGCGTGCTGAACATTATAGTGAAGGAACTGTTCCACTTCATACTCTACGTGCTGACATTGATTATGCACACGCAGAAGCTGACACTACTTACGGTAAATTAGGCGTTAAAGTATGGATCTACCGTGGTGAAGTTCTTCCTACGAAGAAATCTGTGGAAGGAGGCAAATAA
- the rplP gene encoding 50S ribosomal protein L16 produces MLLPKRVKYRREHRGNMRGEAKGGKEVSFGEWGLQAQTASWITNRQIESARIAMTRYMKRGGKVWIKIFPHKPYTKKPLEVRMGSGKGSPEGWVAVVKPGKVMFEIAGVSEEIAREALRLASHKLPVKCKIVKRQETGGESNES; encoded by the coding sequence ATGTTATTGCCTAAACGCGTAAAATACCGTCGTGAACACCGTGGCAACATGCGTGGCGAAGCGAAAGGCGGCAAAGAAGTATCTTTCGGCGAATGGGGCTTACAAGCTCAAACTGCTAGCTGGATTACTAACCGTCAAATCGAATCTGCACGTATCGCGATGACTCGTTACATGAAACGTGGCGGTAAAGTTTGGATTAAAATCTTCCCGCACAAACCTTACACGAAAAAACCTCTAGAAGTCCGCATGGGTTCTGGTAAAGGTTCTCCTGAAGGTTGGGTAGCAGTTGTTAAACCAGGAAAAGTTATGTTCGAAATCGCTGGTGTATCTGAAGAGATTGCACGTGAAGCACTTCGTTTAGCATCACATAAGCTTCCTGTAAAATGTAAGATCGTAAAACGTCAAGAAACTGGTGGTGAATCTAATGAAAGCTAA
- the rpmC gene encoding 50S ribosomal protein L29 yields MKANEIRDLATSEIELKVKSLKEELFNLRFQLATGQLENTARIREVRKAIARMKTVIREREISANN; encoded by the coding sequence ATGAAAGCTAATGAAATCCGTGACCTTGCCACTTCTGAAATTGAATTAAAAGTGAAATCACTGAAAGAAGAGCTTTTCAACCTTCGCTTCCAATTGGCGACTGGTCAATTAGAAAACACAGCTCGTATTCGTGAAGTGCGTAAAGCAATCGCGCGTATGAAAACTGTTATTCGTGAAAGAGAAATCAGTGCAAATAACTGA
- the rpsQ gene encoding 30S ribosomal protein S17, producing MTERNQRKVYTGRVVSDKMDKTVTVLVETHKKHKLYGKRVKYSKKFKAHDEQNQAKIGDIVRIMETRPLSATKRFRLVEVVEKAVII from the coding sequence ATGACTGAGCGTAATCAACGCAAAGTTTACACGGGCCGCGTTGTTTCAGATAAAATGGACAAAACTGTTACTGTTTTAGTTGAAACTCACAAAAAGCACAAGCTTTATGGTAAACGTGTAAAGTACTCTAAAAAGTTTAAAGCTCATGATGAGCAAAACCAAGCGAAAATCGGTGATATCGTACGTATCATGGAAACTCGCCCGCTATCAGCTACTAAACGTTTCCGTCTAGTTGAAGTTGTAGAAAAAGCGGTTATTATTTAA
- the rplN gene encoding 50S ribosomal protein L14, translating into MIQQESRMKVADNSGAREVLTIKVLGGSGRKTANIGDIVVCTVKKATPGGVVKKGDVVKAVIVRTKSGVRRKDGTYIKFDENACVIIRDDKSPRGTRIFGPVARELRDSNFMKIVSLAPEVL; encoded by the coding sequence GTGATCCAACAAGAAAGTCGTATGAAAGTTGCTGACAACTCAGGTGCACGTGAAGTTCTTACAATTAAAGTGCTTGGTGGCTCTGGCCGTAAAACTGCTAACATCGGTGATATCGTTGTTTGTACAGTTAAGAAAGCAACACCAGGTGGCGTTGTCAAGAAGGGTGACGTTGTTAAAGCTGTTATCGTTCGTACTAAATCAGGCGTTCGCCGTAAAGACGGTACTTACATCAAATTTGATGAAAATGCTTGTGTAATTATTCGTGATGATAAATCACCACGCGGAACTCGTATTTTCGGACCTGTTGCACGTGAATTACGTGACAGCAACTTCATGAAAATCGTTTCTCTAGCTCCAGAAGTTCTTTAA
- the rplX gene encoding 50S ribosomal protein L24 produces the protein MHVKKGDKVKVITGKDKGKEGVILAAFPKQDRVLVEGVNIVKKHVKPNQLNPQGGIVSQEAAIHVSNVMLIDPKSGEPTRVGYKIENGKKVRVAKKSGAVID, from the coding sequence ATGCATGTAAAAAAAGGTGACAAGGTTAAGGTTATCACTGGTAAGGACAAAGGCAAAGAAGGAGTAATCCTAGCTGCTTTCCCTAAACAAGATCGCGTTCTTGTTGAAGGTGTAAACATCGTGAAAAAACACGTTAAACCTAACCAATTGAATCCACAAGGTGGGATTGTAAGCCAAGAGGCTGCAATTCACGTTTCGAACGTAATGCTAATCGATCCTAAATCTGGCGAGCCGACTCGTGTAGGTTATAAAATCGAAAACGGTAAAAAAGTTCGTGTTGCAAAAAAATCAGGTGCAGTAATCGACTAA
- the rplE gene encoding 50S ribosomal protein L5, with protein sequence MSRLKEKYLNEVSPALMSKFGYKSVMQLPKVDKIVINMGVGDAVQNSKALDAAVEELTIITGQKPVVTKAKKSIAGFRLREGMPIGAKVTLRGERMYEFLDKLIAIALPRVRDFRGVSKKAFDGRGNYTLGVKEQLIFPEIDYDKVSKVRGMDIVIVTTANSDEEARELLTQFGMPFQK encoded by the coding sequence ATGAGCCGCCTAAAAGAAAAATATTTAAATGAAGTTTCACCTGCTCTAATGAGCAAATTTGGATATAAATCAGTTATGCAACTTCCTAAAGTTGATAAAATCGTTATCAACATGGGTGTTGGCGATGCAGTTCAAAACTCTAAAGCACTAGATGCTGCTGTAGAAGAATTGACAATTATCACTGGTCAAAAACCAGTAGTAACTAAAGCTAAAAAATCGATCGCAGGTTTCCGTCTACGTGAAGGTATGCCTATCGGTGCTAAAGTTACATTACGCGGTGAGCGTATGTATGAATTCTTGGATAAATTAATCGCAATCGCATTACCTCGTGTACGTGACTTCCGTGGTGTTTCTAAAAAAGCATTCGATGGTCGCGGTAACTACACTCTAGGTGTTAAAGAGCAATTAATTTTCCCAGAAATCGATTACGATAAAGTTTCAAAAGTACGCGGTATGGACATCGTGATCGTAACGACAGCGAATTCTGACGAAGAAGCTCGCGAGTTATTGACACAATTCGGTATGCCGTTCCAAAAGTAA